In Gossypium arboreum isolate Shixiya-1 chromosome 3, ASM2569848v2, whole genome shotgun sequence, the sequence GTTTAGTATGGTTGCTAGCTGAATTTTTGGCCACAATTTGGACCTTTTCATCATACACCCTAGCGTTCTCGGTATCGTATCGGAGATTTTCGATCTTTCTCGACAACACAGGCTCCACCACATTTAGGTAAGCCTCTTTGGTAACAGAAGGGATGCGTGCACTAAGACAGCTCGTCCTCCCTTCACCTGTGAAACGCTTACAGAACATGTTGTTGCCTAAACTGAGAAGAGCTATTGTCTTACCATCAACTTTAAAGGGATGAAACAACGTGTCCTTATCGTTACCTTTAGTGTCATCAGAATCAACCCAAATCCAATCCGGTTTACGCTTCAATATTTATCGGAACAAACCGGTTTGATCCTAATGTCACCATTGGGAGTATAGAAAACCTCCATTGCCACAGCCGCCTCACCAATATCCTCTCCTAAAAACTGTAAATACGGGTGACCATCGATCTCGGCAAGACGCAAGAACATGTCATTGTTTCCTTTGAACGCAATGTACCGAGGTAGAATCACCAACGTGTCCCAATCGATAACTTTGAATACATCGTTGCCATTAGCATCGATCTTCGTGCTGGTCGCCAACACCCCGGCAGTAATATCCGAGGAATAGGTTTGGCGTAGGCGTAAATAGCAGCTTGATTGAACATGCATGAACCGGTAAGTTTTATTCACCGAGTCTTCTTCCAGTGGCTGGAACAAGGTGCACCATTCTCTGGATTGGTCCTCTTCTTTCTTCTCGGCTGTTGCAGTGATCCAATACCGCTCATCTGCTTTACCAGAGATGGAACCCTCTTCGGTTCGTTCTAAGTATTTCATGTTAATACAGTTCCTTATGTGAACCAGTCCACCTTTAGCTGACTCCACTTCGAATTTTGCATTTGGGCCCGTAACCATTGATTCTGAGAATTCGGCATAGCCTTCATAGGGATCGTCTTGTTTGAAGGCAAGGCACGCGTTGGCATTGATGGATTTGATCACGATGAACCTTGGCAATGACATTTTCTTACGTGTTTTTAAGGCTATGCTTATGGTTTATTAAAATCTCATGAGCTTAGCCTATTTATACACAAGAACTTACTCTTCTAAGCTGTTTTTCTTGAAATTTGTGCCAGAAAATTAGAgccattagaaaaaaaaaaatctttttgctttttaaatattttaagggtaaattatcttaatgtcattaaattattagtaagtttattttTTGGTtactcaactttaaaaagttacaaaataattattgaactatttaaaagtttttatttaatcaTTGGTctattagggtttttttttcaaaaaaatccagTTAGCGAGTTTCTAGCAACGATTTGACGATTAATACAATGGATTTGACGATTAATACAATAGATTAGTGCCCATCAACGAGTAGAAGAACATATTCAGATTCTAATGTCTAATGATCAGTGTAGGAGATTAAAGAAGAAAGCTGTTTGGATTTTGGTTCGTAAATTTGTGACATTCAAAGTcgtttcatgaaaaaaaactataaaagagaaggagaagaagaactTTCGATCGATAATGCAATGTGAATAAAGAAGGCCacacaacaataattttaacggTCAAAGTGACTTATATTAAAACTTTCGAATAACTCAGTgaccattttattttttttaaacttaaGTGACCAAAATATCAAATTATTAACAATTTAGTAACATTAAATATAATTTTCCCACGCTTTAATTGCTTATACGGATGGAAAGTTGGATAAACTAACTGAAAGTATATAACGGTGGCAATGAACCCAACATTTACCCCATACTTATGCTAGGTTCGACAAACGGTGTATTTATTTGTTGTTAGTGTAAA encodes:
- the LOC108475096 gene encoding uncharacterized protein LOC108475096, whose product is MSLPRFIVIKSINANACLAFKQDDPYEGYAEFSESMVTGPNAKFEVESAKGGLVHIRNCINMKYLERTEEGSISGKADERYWITATAEKKEEDQSREWCTLFQPLEEDSVNKTYRFMHVQSSCYLRLRQTYSSDITAGVLATSTKIDANGNDVFKVIDWDTLVILPRYIAFKGNNDMFLRLAEIDGHPYLQFLGEDIGEAAVAMERKPDWIWVDSDDTKGNDKDTLFHPFKVDGKTIALLSLGNNMFCKRFTGEGRTSCLSARIPSVTKEAYLNVVEPVLSRKIENLRYDTENARVYDEKVQIVAKNSASNHTKQSNTMDVKLTYTDTTTSTWNSHFSLGLEAKASFDSASR